A window of the Butyricimonas virosa genome harbors these coding sequences:
- a CDS encoding bifunctional DNA primase/helicase, with the protein MSINWEKYGIKAPYGRSGNRKVFCPQCHDQRHDKRDKSLSINLETGEFNCHYCGFSGCAAEKEPWEKEDRPWRNAAPIRREKPVYKKPAPRQDCSSISGKALEWFKGRGISEKTLTAMKVTEGLEWMPQKNGKANTVQFNYYHNGELVNTKFRTGDKCFKLCSGAELLPYGIDNIKGTKECIITEGEMDALSFFECGRTDVVSVPNGANSNLDYLDDYLEEYFDDKETIYIASDTDTKGVVLKEELIRRFGAERCRIIEYGDGCKDANEHLQKYGRESLLKCIADAPEIKIEGVFTLSDFEQSLDALFEHGLQKGVTIGHDNFDRLCSFETKRLCIITGVPSSGKSEFIDEIAERLNIRYGWRFAYFSPENAPLEYHASKLIEKFTGKQFDKEHLTYGEYKQVKQHLETNFFFISPKSDFRVDAILERAKFLVRRKGIKVLVIDPYNRLEDESEGKNETKYISRLLDKLTNFAQQHDVLVILMAHPTKMQKNKDGEPEIPTLYDISGSANFYNKADFGIVVHRNRLENTVEIYVKKVKFRHLGECGMALFKYNLNNGRYSPFVNGTEPVWDNSNHLQEEIKRREQEAFEASQFNWDDFQPSDEECPF; encoded by the coding sequence ATGAGCATAAATTGGGAAAAATACGGGATAAAAGCCCCCTACGGGCGTTCAGGAAACAGAAAGGTTTTCTGCCCACAATGCCATGACCAGCGTCACGACAAACGTGACAAAAGTCTTTCTATCAACCTTGAAACAGGCGAGTTCAACTGTCATTACTGCGGCTTCTCGGGCTGTGCAGCGGAAAAAGAGCCTTGGGAAAAAGAAGACCGCCCGTGGCGCAACGCCGCCCCCATACGCCGCGAGAAACCCGTTTACAAGAAACCCGCCCCACGTCAGGACTGTTCTTCAATCTCAGGGAAAGCCCTTGAATGGTTCAAGGGACGGGGTATCAGCGAAAAGACCCTGACGGCGATGAAAGTAACCGAGGGGCTTGAATGGATGCCACAGAAGAACGGCAAAGCGAATACGGTTCAGTTCAACTACTACCATAACGGGGAACTTGTCAACACGAAATTTAGAACGGGAGACAAATGTTTCAAACTCTGTTCAGGCGCAGAACTTCTCCCATACGGGATTGACAACATCAAAGGTACGAAAGAATGTATCATCACAGAGGGCGAAATGGACGCTCTGTCATTCTTTGAATGCGGACGGACAGATGTTGTGAGCGTTCCGAACGGGGCTAACTCAAACCTTGACTACCTTGATGATTATCTCGAAGAATACTTTGATGACAAAGAGACAATATACATCGCATCCGACACGGACACGAAAGGCGTTGTTCTGAAAGAAGAACTGATAAGGCGTTTCGGGGCTGAACGTTGCCGGATAATTGAATACGGGGACGGATGCAAGGACGCTAACGAACACCTGCAGAAGTACGGGCGTGAAAGTCTTCTGAAATGTATCGCTGACGCTCCCGAGATAAAGATTGAGGGCGTTTTCACGCTGTCAGACTTTGAACAATCCCTTGACGCTCTGTTTGAGCATGGCTTGCAGAAAGGGGTAACAATCGGGCATGACAACTTCGACCGATTGTGTTCTTTTGAAACAAAGCGTCTGTGTATCATCACGGGCGTTCCGAGTTCGGGTAAGTCTGAATTTATTGACGAAATTGCAGAACGATTGAATATCCGCTACGGCTGGCGTTTCGCTTATTTCAGCCCGGAGAACGCCCCGCTGGAATATCACGCCTCAAAACTGATTGAGAAGTTCACGGGCAAACAGTTTGACAAAGAACACTTGACCTACGGGGAGTACAAACAAGTGAAACAACACCTTGAAACAAATTTCTTCTTCATATCCCCGAAAAGCGATTTCAGGGTTGACGCTATTCTCGAAAGGGCGAAATTCCTTGTCAGACGCAAGGGGATTAAAGTTCTCGTTATTGACCCATATAACAGGCTTGAAGATGAAAGCGAGGGCAAGAACGAGACTAAATACATATCAAGGCTGCTTGACAAACTGACAAACTTCGCACAGCAGCACGATGTGTTGGTTATCCTTATGGCGCACCCAACAAAGATGCAGAAGAACAAAGACGGCGAGCCTGAGATACCGACACTTTATGACATCAGCGGCTCGGCTAACTTCTACAACAAGGCTGATTTCGGTATTGTCGTTCACAGAAACCGACTTGAAAACACGGTTGAAATCTACGTGAAGAAAGTGAAGTTCAGACACCTCGGAGAGTGCGGAATGGCTCTGTTCAAATATAACCTGAACAACGGGCGTTACAGCCCCTTTGTCAACGGCACAGAACCCGTTTGGGATAACAGCAACCATTTACAGGAAGAAATCAAACGGCGTGAACAGGAAGCCTTTGAAGCCTCTCAATTCAATTGGGATGACTTTCAGCCCTCCGATGAAGAATGCCCGTTTTAA